GCTTTACATCGTTCCAACCCCGATCGGTAATCTGGGTGATATCACCCAACGGGCATTGTCTGTATTGCAATCCGTTGATCTTATTGCAGCAGAAGATACCAGACACACCGGCATACTTCTGCAGCATTTTGCGATCAGCGCCCGGCTTTTTGCCCTGCATGACCATAATGAACAGCAAAAAGCACAGACCCTGCTGGCGAAGATCCGGGAAGGCCAGAGTATCGCTCTGGTGTCCGATGCGGGCACCCCGCTGATTAACGATCCCGGTTACCACCTGGTGCGCACCTGCCGCGACGCCGGGATTAACGTGGTTCCGCTCCCCGGGGCCTGTGCGGCGATCACCGCACTCAGCGCTGCGGGGCTGCCGTCTGACCGCTTCTGCTATGAGGGGTTCTTACCGGCCAAATCAAAAAGCCGCTGCGATACCTTAAAATCCCTGGAGCAGGAGCCGCGTACGCTGATTTTCTATGAGTCCACCCACCGTCTGCTGGACAGCCTGGCGGATATTGAAGCGGTGCTGGGGGGCGAGCGTTATGTGGTGCTGGCCCGCGAGCTGACAAAAACCTGGGAGTCGATTTACGGGGCACCGGTGGCGGAGCTTCTTGCGTGGGTTAAAGAAGATGAGAACCGCCGCAAGGGGGAGATGGTGCTTATCGTGGAGGGGTTTAAAGCGCAGGAGGAGACCCTGCCCGCAGATGCGCTGCGCACCCTGGCGTTATTGCAGGCGGAGCTGCCCCTGAAAAAAGCGGCGGCGCTGGCGGCAGAGATCCACGGGGTGAAGAAAAACGCCCTCTATAAATATGCCCTTGAGC
This Shimwellia blattae DSM 4481 = NBRC 105725 DNA region includes the following protein-coding sequences:
- the rsmI gene encoding 16S rRNA (cytidine(1402)-2'-O)-methyltransferase — protein: MKQLDSVVISPSTLYIVPTPIGNLGDITQRALSVLQSVDLIAAEDTRHTGILLQHFAISARLFALHDHNEQQKAQTLLAKIREGQSIALVSDAGTPLINDPGYHLVRTCRDAGINVVPLPGACAAITALSAAGLPSDRFCYEGFLPAKSKSRCDTLKSLEQEPRTLIFYESTHRLLDSLADIEAVLGGERYVVLARELTKTWESIYGAPVAELLAWVKEDENRRKGEMVLIVEGFKAQEETLPADALRTLALLQAELPLKKAAALAAEIHGVKKNALYKYALEQQGS